The following proteins come from a genomic window of Anguilla rostrata isolate EN2019 chromosome 17, ASM1855537v3, whole genome shotgun sequence:
- the wnt3 gene encoding proto-oncogene Wnt-3 has protein sequence MDLYLFGYFMCVWLSSSRVHGGYPIWWSLALGQQYSSLGSQPILCGSIPGLVPKQLRFCRNYIEIMPSVAEGVKLGIQECQHQFRGRRWNCTTIEDNLAIFGPVLDKATRESAFVHAIASAGVAFAVTRSCAEGTSTMCGCDSHHKGPPGEGWKWGGCSEDAEFGVLVSREFADARENRPDARSAMNRHNNEAGRTTILDHMHLRCKCHGLSGSCEVKTCWWAQPDFRTLGDFLKDKYDSASEMVVEKHRESRGWVETLRAKYAFFKHPTERDLVYYESSPNFCEPNPETGSFGTRDRVCNVSSHGIEGCDLLCCGRGHNTRTEKRKEKCHCIFHWCCYVSCQECVRVYDVHTCK, from the exons GTCCCTGGCCCTGGGGCAGCAGTACTCCTCTCTGGGCTCCCAGCCCATCCTGTGCGGCTCCATCCCCGGCCTGGTGCCCAAGCAGCTCCGCTTCTGCCGCAACTACATCGAGATCATGCCCAGCGTGGCCGAGGGCGTCAAGCTGGGCATCCAGGAGTGCCAGCACCAGTTCCGAGGGCGGCGCTGGAACTGCACCACCATCGAGGACAACCTGGCCATCTTCGGGCCCGTGCTGGACAAGG ctacCCGGGAGTCGGCGTTCGTGCACGCCATCGCGTCGGCCGGGGTGGCGTTCGCCGTGACGCGGTCCTGCGCCGAGGGGACCTCCACCATGTGCGGCTGCGACTCGCACCACAAGGGCCCGCCCGGCGAGGGCTGGAAGTGGGGCGGCTGCAGCGAGGACGCCGAGTTCGGGGTGCTGGTGTCCCGCGAGTTCGCCGACGCCCGGGAGAACCGCCCCGACGCCCGCTCAGCCATGAACCGGCACAACAACGAGGCGGGGCGTACG ACCATCCTGGACCACATGCACCTGCGCTGCAAGTGCCACGGGCTGTCGGGCAGCTGCGAGGTGAAGACGTGCTGGTGGGCGCAGCCGGACTTCCGCACGCTGGGCGACTTCCTGAAGGACAAGTACGACAGCGCCTCGGAGATGGTGGTGGAGAAGCACCGGGAGTCGCGGGGCTGGGTGGAGACGCTGCGCGCCAAGTACGCCTTCTTCAAGCACCCGACGGAGCGCGACCTGGTCTACTACGAGAGCTCGCCCAACTTCTGCGAGCCCAACCCGGAGACGGGCTCCTTCGGCACGCGGGACCGCGTCTGCAACGTGTCCTCGCACGGCATCGAGGGCTGCGACCTGCTCTGCTGCGGCCGCGGCCACAACACGCGGACTGAGAAGCGCAAGGAGAAGTGCCACTGCATCTTCCACTGGTGCTGCTACGTCAGCTGCCAGGAGTGCGTGCGCGTCTACGACGTCCACACCTGCAAGTGA